The genome window GGCAGGCTCAGGGCGTGAGCCGTGCGGCGCGGGCGCTCCCGTGTGCGCCGGACGGGTCGCCGTAGGTCCGCACGAGCCCGTTATCGGGAGGAGAGCGAGGTGGGCAATGGCCGACGGGACGGTCGACCTTGGGGCCGACGGGGCGGATGGGATCGTCGACATCATCGTGGAGATCCCCGCCGGAGGCCGGAACAAGTACGAGTACGACCATGATCTTCATGTCATCCGACTGGACCGTCGGCTGTTCACCGCGACCGCGTACCCGACCGACTACGGGTTCGTCCCCGAGACCCTGGCACTCGACGGCGATCCGCTCGATGCCATGGTGCTGCTGGCCGATCCCACGTTCCCGGGTTGCATGGTGCGGATGAGGACCCTCGGGGTCTTCTGGATGCGCGACGAGAAGGGACCCGACGCCAAACTGCTCGGCGTGCTCGAGCACGACCCGAACTGGGACCACGTCGTCGACCTCGGGGGTCTGCCCGGCCACCTCTTGTCGGAGATCGAGCACTTCTTCACCATCTACAAGGATCTCGAGCCGGGCAAGACCAGCTACATCGGGGGCTTCGACGGCAAGGCGGAGGCGCTGCAGGAGCTGCACGAGTGCAAGGAGCGGTATCACCGCGAACTGCCGGACGCCTCCGGCGGGCACCCGGACGTGCCGGCCTGAGGTCCGAGGCCGGGGACGGTCCCATGCGGTCCGCTCTCCCGGCGCGCCGGATCGGGGGCGGCTCCCCCGGCGGGCGGCCGGCCACCGGGGGCGGCGATCGGGTCAGCCCGCTCGGGAGGCGACGCGACGCAGCGGCGGGAGCGTGGGCGGTGGTTGCCGGCGGGGCGGAAGCTCGGCCAGCAGGTCGACGGTTGCCTCCGCGATCCGGCGGACGGCCCGCTCGAGTGGTTCGGCGTTGCCCCGGGTCGCCGCCTGCACGCCGCTGATCTTGCGTACGAACTGGCGGGCGGCCGCCTCGATCTCCTCGGCGGTCGCCTCGGGCTGGAGGCCCCGGAGGGTCGTGATGTTCCGGCACATGCGCGTCACACTACGCGGGGCCGGTACCGCCGGGGCGCGTGCGACCCCGTCCCGG of Candidatus Dormiibacterota bacterium contains these proteins:
- a CDS encoding inorganic diphosphatase, producing the protein MADGTVDLGADGADGIVDIIVEIPAGGRNKYEYDHDLHVIRLDRRLFTATAYPTDYGFVPETLALDGDPLDAMVLLADPTFPGCMVRMRTLGVFWMRDEKGPDAKLLGVLEHDPNWDHVVDLGGLPGHLLSEIEHFFTIYKDLEPGKTSYIGGFDGKAEALQELHECKERYHRELPDASGGHPDVPA
- a CDS encoding DUF2277 family protein, which translates into the protein MCRNITTLRGLQPEATAEEIEAAARQFVRKISGVQAATRGNAEPLERAVRRIAEATVDLLAELPPRRQPPPTLPPLRRVASRAG